One part of the Lachnospiraceae bacterium JLR.KK002 genome encodes these proteins:
- the thyA gene encoding thymidylate synthase: MSLADHIFIEMCRDILDNGFSTEGEKVRPRWEDGVSAYTIKKFGVVNRYDLSREFPAITLRRTAIKSCTDEMLWIWQKKSNNIRDLNSHIWDEWADETGSIGKAYGYQMGVKHRYREGMMDQVDRVIYDLKHNPYSRRILTNLYVHQDLSEMNLYPCAYSMTFNVIQKPGQEKMTLNAVLNQRSQDVLTANNWNVCQYAVLMHMLAQVCDMEAGELVHVIADAHIYDRHIPLVRELITRDTYPAPEFWLNPEVKDFYEFTRDDVRLEHYVTGPQITDIPVAV, from the coding sequence ATGAGTTTGGCAGATCATATCTTTATAGAAATGTGCCGGGATATTCTGGACAACGGCTTCAGTACGGAGGGTGAAAAGGTGCGTCCCCGCTGGGAGGATGGAGTCAGCGCCTATACCATTAAAAAATTCGGCGTAGTTAATCGCTATGACCTGTCCAGAGAATTTCCGGCAATTACCCTGCGCAGAACTGCCATTAAGAGCTGTACCGATGAAATGCTCTGGATCTGGCAGAAGAAATCCAATAATATTAGAGATTTGAACAGTCATATCTGGGATGAATGGGCAGATGAGACAGGCTCCATTGGAAAGGCATACGGCTATCAGATGGGAGTAAAACATCGGTACAGAGAAGGTATGATGGACCAGGTAGACCGGGTCATTTATGATTTGAAGCATAATCCCTACAGCCGGAGGATTCTGACAAATCTCTATGTCCATCAGGATTTGAGCGAGATGAATCTCTATCCCTGTGCCTACAGCATGACCTTTAATGTGATTCAGAAGCCGGGGCAGGAGAAGATGACCCTGAATGCAGTGTTAAATCAGCGTTCTCAGGATGTGCTGACGGCCAATAACTGGAATGTGTGCCAGTATGCGGTGCTTATGCATATGCTGGCACAGGTCTGCGATATGGAAGCCGGGGAACTGGTTCATGTGATTGCAGACGCCCATATTTATGACAGGCATATTCCGCTGGTACGGGAGCTGATTACACGGGATACTTATCCGGCGCCGGAATTCTGGCTGAATCCGGAGGTGAAGGATTTCTATGAATTTACCAGGGATGACGTCAGGCTGGAGCATTATGTGACAGGGCCCCAGATTACGGATATTCCCGTGGCAGTTTAG
- a CDS encoding dihydrofolate reductase codes for MNLIAAVDKNWAIGMDNKLLVRIPEDMKSFQKMTTGKVVVVGRKTLETFPGGQPLKNRTNIVLTSNREFQVKGAQVAHSMEELLEELKQYDSRDVYIAGGESVYRQMADLCDTAYITKIDYEYRADAWFPNLDEREEWELAADSEEQTYFDLEYYFLKYEKKIKEAE; via the coding sequence ATGAATTTAATTGCGGCAGTGGATAAAAACTGGGCCATCGGCATGGACAATAAGCTGTTGGTGCGGATTCCGGAAGATATGAAATCGTTTCAGAAAATGACCACGGGAAAAGTGGTGGTGGTGGGCAGGAAGACGCTGGAAACCTTTCCTGGCGGCCAGCCATTGAAAAACAGGACGAATATTGTGCTCACATCTAACCGGGAGTTTCAGGTGAAAGGGGCTCAGGTGGCGCACAGTATGGAAGAGCTTCTGGAAGAACTGAAACAGTATGACAGCCGGGACGTCTATATAGCGGGCGGGGAAAGTGTTTACCGGCAAATGGCGGATTTGTGCGATACGGCTTATATTACGAAAATTGATTATGAATATCGGGCGGACGCATGGTTCCCGAATCTGGACGAGAGAGAGGAATGGGAACTGGCGGCGGACAGCGAGGAACAGACGTATTTTGATCTGGAATATTATTTTCTGAAATATGAGAAAAAGATAAAAGAGGCGGAATAA
- a CDS encoding AEC family transporter — MSNFMFSLNVTIPIFLVMVLGWGLRQTGMLNDNFVTVANKFNFQVTLPVLLLRDISSVDIRAVFDLHYVLFCALASSACFWLIWAGTRLFLKDRYMTGAFVQASFRSSAAVMGLAFIQNIYGQSAMGPLMIVGAVPLYNIYSVIVLTFEGQQNQNTDKKAKIREACINILKNPIIISIFLGLLISLGRIQFPVMVDKTINNVAQMATPLALVTLGAGFEGKKALTKLKPTLAASLIKLAAQPAVFVPVALVLGFEGEKLIGILIMLASPTTPSCYIMAKNMGNDGTLTASVVVATTLLASFTLTGWIFLLKTLGYI, encoded by the coding sequence ATGAGTAATTTTATGTTCAGCCTCAACGTGACCATTCCCATTTTTCTGGTGATGGTGCTGGGCTGGGGACTCAGGCAGACCGGAATGCTGAATGATAATTTTGTGACGGTGGCAAATAAGTTTAATTTTCAGGTAACCCTGCCCGTATTGCTGCTGCGGGATATTTCTTCCGTGGATATCCGGGCTGTATTCGATTTGCATTATGTACTGTTCTGTGCGCTGGCCAGTTCTGCCTGTTTCTGGCTCATCTGGGCCGGAACCAGACTGTTTCTGAAAGACCGGTATATGACGGGGGCCTTTGTACAGGCCTCTTTCCGCAGCAGTGCGGCGGTGATGGGCCTCGCTTTCATCCAGAATATCTACGGACAGTCCGCCATGGGCCCCCTGATGATTGTGGGGGCAGTGCCCCTCTACAATATTTATTCTGTAATCGTACTGACTTTTGAGGGACAGCAGAATCAGAATACAGATAAAAAAGCAAAAATCCGGGAGGCCTGTATCAATATTCTGAAAAATCCCATCATAATAAGTATTTTCCTGGGGCTTCTGATTTCACTGGGAAGGATTCAGTTTCCGGTGATGGTGGATAAAACCATAAACAATGTGGCTCAGATGGCCACGCCTCTGGCGCTGGTTACGCTGGGTGCAGGCTTTGAAGGAAAAAAGGCTCTGACAAAACTGAAACCTACGCTGGCGGCTTCCCTGATAAAACTGGCGGCGCAGCCTGCGGTATTTGTGCCGGTTGCTCTGGTGCTGGGCTTTGAAGGAGAAAAACTGATTGGGATTCTGATTATGCTGGCTTCTCCCACTACCCCAAGCTGCTATATTATGGCAAAAAATATGGGCAATGACGGAACGCTGACGGCCAGTGTGGTGGTAGCCACCACGCTGCTGGCGTCTTTTACCCTGACCGGATGGATTTTTCTGTTAAAGACGCTGGGGTATATTTAA